A window of the Helianthus annuus cultivar XRQ/B chromosome 4, HanXRQr2.0-SUNRISE, whole genome shotgun sequence genome harbors these coding sequences:
- the LOC110937403 gene encoding uncharacterized protein LOC110937403, whose product MDADDNDSGASNDSTISQQSINDLAPPNSPANQDVILLTDIEDFMDDYGVNPMYNGDHLEAFFNGWSERGVRFKDSMEVLERLEDLRDTFLMNFKRENQGENVEDEMDVHQRELYRLSKGIWGGNDDQGVDMEEDEGVDMEEDEGVDMEVPHPLNPHAPPFYPSRFHHVNQRPPPVTNTGNQKVVRYYSLTPVPTGPRNRLCGFTRRRGIQPVGRKVREVIPLNPDEHSTSVMIRNIPNNYTRSLLVEFLENHCKHENEKAGNTIRSAFDFVYLPVDFKHRLNAGYAFVNFTTSEAARRFHVSVKGKKWDLFRSKKIADVSRARIQGKDALVKNFERMRLCSPSWEYLPVWFEPPRDGCMMGSSSKMHTVGEVQVGR is encoded by the exons ATGGATGCCGATGATAACGATTCAGGCGCTTCTAATGATTCCACTATATCCCAACAATCCATTAACGATTTAGCACCACCCAACAGCCCCGCGAATCAGGATGTGATTCTGCTCACTGACATTGAGGATTTCATGGATGACTATGGGGTGAACCCTATGTATAATGGCGACCATTTGGAGGCATTCTTTAATGGCTGGAGTGAGAGGGGGGTGCGGTTCAAGGACTCCATGGAGGTTCTTGAGAGGTTGGAAGACTTGAGGGACACTTTTTTGATGAATTTCAAGAGGGAAAATCAGGGTGAAAACGTGGAAGATGAGATGGATGTACACCAACGGGAGTTATATCGATTGTCCAAGGGTATTTGGGGAGGAAACGACGATCAAGGAGTTGATATGGAGGAAGACGAAGGAGTTGATATGGAGGAAGACGAAGGAGTTGATATGGAGGTTCCCCATCCTCTAAATCCTCACGCGCCACCGTTTTACCCATCCAGATTCCACCACGTTAATCAACGACCACCACCGGTAACCAATACCGGTAACCAAAAAGTTGTTCGTTATTATTCACTTACACCGGTACCTACGGGTCCGAGGAACAGGTTATGCGGGTTCACTCGTCGGAGAGGAATACAGCCGGTGGGTAGAAAGGTTCGAGAAGTCATTCCGCTTAATCCGGATGAACATTCAACTTCTGTAATGATTCGAAATATTCCGAATAACTACAC TAGGTCATTATTGGTGGAGTTCTTGGAGAATCATTGCAAACATGAGAATGAAAAGGCGGGAAACACTATTCGTTCGGCTTTTGATTTTGTGTATCTTCCGGTTGATTTCAA GCATCGTTTGAATGCTGGATATGCATTTGTGAACTTTACGACTTCAGAAGCAGCTCGGAGATTTCATGTGTCTGTAAAAGGAAAAAAATGGGATTTATTTAGAAGTAAAAAGATTGCTGATGTCAGTCGTGCAAGAATACAG GGGAAGGATGCGCTGGTGAAGAATTTTGAAAGAATGAGGCTTTGTAGCCCATCATGGGAGTACTTGCCGGTGTGGTTCGAACCACCGAGAGATGGGTGCATGATGGGTTCGTCGTCCAAGATGCACACGGTTGGGGAAGTCCAAGTTGGTCGATAG